The proteins below are encoded in one region of Penaeus monodon isolate SGIC_2016 chromosome 32, NSTDA_Pmon_1, whole genome shotgun sequence:
- the LOC119593824 gene encoding tubulin alpha-1A chain-like (The sequence of the model RefSeq protein was modified relative to this genomic sequence to represent the inferred CDS: added 40 bases not found in genome assembly) codes for MRECISVHVGQAGVQIGNACWELYCLEHGIQPDGSMPSDKMAGHHDDSFSTFFCESGAGNHVPRAVFVDLEPTVIDEVRTGMYRQLFHPEQLITGKEDAANNYARGHYTIGKELIDVTMERVRKLADQCSGLQGFLIFHSFGGGTGSGFTSLMMERLSLDYGKKSKLEFAIYPAPQVATAVVEPYNSILTTHTTLEHSDCAFMVDNEAIYDICRRNLDIERPTYTNLNRLIGQIVSSITASLRFDGALNVDLTEFQTNLVPYPRIHFPLVTYAPVVSAAKANHEQLSVAEITSACFEPANQMVKCDPRHGKYMACCLLYRGDVVPKDVNCAIATIKTKRTIQFVDWCPTGFKVGINYQPPTVVPGGDLAKVSRAVCMLSNTTAIGEAWARLDHKFDLMYAKRAFVHWYVGEGMEEGEFSEAREDLAALEKDYEEVGLDTVGEDDEQGDDY; via the exons ATG cgCGAGTGCATCAGCGTCCACGTCGGGCAGGCGGGCGTGCAGATCGGCAACGCCTGCTGGGAGCTGTACTGCCTCGAGCATGGCATCCAGCCTGACGGGTCCATGCCCTCGGACAAGATGGCTGGCCATCACGACGACTCCTTCAGCACCTTCTTCTGCGAGTCTGGCGCCGGAAACCACGTGCCCAGGGCGGTGTTCGTCGATCTGGAGCCGACTGTTATCG ACGAGGTCCGGACCGGCATGTACCGCCAGCTGTTTCATCCCGAACAGCTGATCACAGGCAAGGAAGACGCGGCCAATAATTATGCTCGAGGACACTACACCATCGGTAAAGAGCTTATCGATGTCACCATGGAACGCGTGAGGAAGCTCGCCGACCAGTGCTCCGGCTTG caggGCTTCCTCATTTTCCACTCGTTCGGCGGCGGCACTGGCTCTGGCTTCACCTCCCTCATGATGGAGAGGCTGTCCCTCGACTACGGCAAAAAGAGCAAGTTGGAGTTCGCGATTTACCCCGCGCCACAG GTGGCCACGGCGGTCGTCGAGCCCTACAACTCCATCCTGACGACCCACACGACCCTCGAGCACTCCGACTGCGCCTTCATGGTCGACAACGAGGCCATCTACGACATCTGCAGGAGGAATCTGGACATCGAGCGCCCCACCTACACGAACCTCAACCGCCTCATCGGACAAATCGTCTCGTCCATCACGGCGTCGCTGAG ATTCGACGGCGCCCTGAACGTGGACCTGACGGAATTCCAGACCAACCTGGTGCCTTACCCGAGGATCCACTTCCCTCTGGTCACCTACGCCCCTGTCGTCTCCGCGGCCAAGGCCAACCACGAGCAGCTCTCGGTCGCCGAAATCACGAGCGCCTGCTTCGAGCCGGCCAACCAG ATGGTGAAGTGCGACCCCCGCCACGGCAAGTACATGGCCTGCTGCCTGCTGTACCGCGGCGACGTAGTGCCTAAGGACGTGAACTGTGCCATCGCCACCATTAAGACCAAGCGCACTATCCAGTTCGTCGACTGGTGCCCCACCGGGTTTAAG GTTGGTATCAACTACCAGCCTCCTACCGTGGTGCCTGGAGGCGACCTGGCGAAGGTGTCCCGTGCAGTGTGCATGCTGTCCAACACCACCGCCATCGGGGAGGCCTGGGCGCGTCTCGACCACAAGTTCGACCTCATGTACGCCAAGAGGGCCTTCGTGCACTG GTACGTGGGCGAGGGCATGGAGGAGGGCGAGTTCTCGGAGGCGCGCGAGGACTTGGCCGCCCTCGagaaggactacgaggaggtcggCCTCGA